CACTCTCCCAGTTCGCACCGCGGAAGCAGTGAAGGCCATTCTGGCCTCTGCGGAGCAATCTTCTGATGGCTCCCAGGTCACGTTCGCGGTGTTGTCTAACCCTGAATTTCTGGCGGAAGGCACAGCAATCCAAGATCTTGAGTCCCCTGACCGGGTGTTGATCGGCGGAGAAGATCCTGATGCCATCGATTCTTTGGTATCTGTTTACAGCCATTGGGTCCCTCAAGAACGGATTCTGCGCACCAACCTTTGGAGCAGCGAGCTCTCCAAGCTCACGGCAAATGCATTTCTGGCCCAGAGGATCAGCTCGATCAATTCCGTTGCAGCCCTTTGTGAAGCCACTGGCGCTGATGTGCGTGAGGTGGCCCGGGCAATTGGCAGCGACAGCCGCATTGGTGCGAAATTTTTGCAGGCAGGCCCAGGTTTTGGTGGCAGTTGCTTCCAGAAAGACATCCTCAACCTTGTTTATCTCTGCAGGCATTTCGGGCTTCCCGATGTGGCCAACTATTGGGAATCGGTGGTGCAGCTGAATAGCTGGCAGCAGCACCGCATTGCTCGCACTGTGGTGCAGAAACTGTTCGGCACCGTCACCGGCAAACACGTGGCCATCCTGGGTTTTGCTTTCAAGGCTGACACCAACGACACCCGTGAAGCGCCGGCAATCCGAATTGCCAAGGACCTCCTGGAAGAGGGCGCTCAGCTCGCTATCCACGACCCCAAGGTGGATTCGGAGCAAATTGCCCGTGACTTGCAGCTGCCCGCCAGCACAGAACCTGATGTGGAGTCAGGTCTTACTCGGGCGGCACTGAGTGGTGAGGGCACCTGGTGGCCCAGTGACGACATCGCCTCTGCGATCAAGGGAGCTGATGCCGTAATCATCCTCACGGAGTGGAATCAATATCGAGAGCTCAATTGGGCGGTACTGGCTCCATTAATGCGTCAGCCCGCCTGGGTGTTTGATGCCCGGTCTGTCGTCACACCTTCTGAGATTCAAGCTGCTGGTCTGAACCTCTGGCGCGTGGGTGAAGGCCAGCCATGACCCTTCCAGTTTTGGTGACAGGTGCCGCCGGTTTCATCGGAGCAGCCCTCAGCTTGCGGTTGCTTGAGCGAGGGGAGAAAGTGGTCGGTGTCGATAACCTCAACAGCTACTACGACCCCCAACTCAAACGTGCGCGCCTTGCACGGATTGAGGAAGTAGCTCCACCAGATGCCTGGCGGTTTGAGCAGCTGGCACTGGAGGATGGTGAAGCCTTGATGCCATTGTTCGCGTCAGAGCAGCCACGGGTGGTGGTCAACCTGGCAGCACAAGCTGGTGTTCGCTATTCACTGGAGAATCCAGCTGCCTACATCCAGAGCAATCTGGTGGGTTTTGGGCAAATCCTTGAAGGTTGCCGCCATCACGGAGTGGAGAACCTGGTCTACGCCTCCAGCAGTTCGGTGTATGGCGGCAATCGCAACCTGCCGTTCCATGAACGCCAGCCTGTCAATCACCCGGTGAGCCTCTACGCCGCAAGCAAGAAAGCTAACGAGCTGATGGCTCACACTTACAGCCACCTCTATGGCTTGCCTGCAACCGGACTGCGTTTTTTCACCGTCTATGGCCCCTGGGGCCGGCCGGATATGGCACCGATGCTGTTTGCCAAGGCAATTCTTGCGGGCGATCCGATCAAGGTGTTCAACCACGGAAAGATGCAGCGTGATTTCACCTACATCGACGACATCGTCGAAGGGGTCCTTCGCTGCTGCGATAAACCAGCAACAGCCAATCCCGACTTCGATCCGCTTCAGCCTGATCCGGCATCGGCCGCAGCCCCGCATCGGTTGTTCAACATCGGTAACAGCCAGCCCACTGAATTGCTGCGCTTCATTGAGGTGATGGAGCAAGCGCTGGGCAAAGAAGCGATCAAGGATTTCCAGCCGATGCAGCCTGGTGATGTGGTGGCGACTGCTGCGGATACCCAGGCTCTTGAGGAGTGGGTGAGCTTTCGTCCCAGCACTCCGATCGAAGAAGGTGTGGATCGCTTTGCACGTTGGTATCGGGAGTTTTACGACGTCTGAGTTTGATCGCCACTGGCCCGAACTCTTCTATGGCCATCTGGCTGAGCAAAATCCTGCCGTTTGCTCTGTTGCCAATTGGCCTCAGTTTGATTCTGCTTTTTGTGGGCTTGATCGGTCGCTGGCGCTGGCCAGTGATCACGGCTGTGGTCTTGCTTTGGCTGTTTTCGCTGGGGCTGGTGAGCCAGATCCTCTGGCGTTTGTTGGAAGCACCCTGGCAACGCCAATCGGCAGCCAAGGCTGAGAATGCTGATGCGATCGTTGTGCTCAGTGGCGGACGTCACCCGGCTCCCGGCGCTGCGAAGGTCAGCGAGTGGCATGACCCAGATCGCTTTCTCGCAGGACTCGATCTGTATCGCAAGGGCAAAGCGCCGCGCTTGCTGTTTACCGGCGGTGCCAGTCCGTTCAGCCCAGGCCAGCCACTGGAAGGGGAGCGTTACTCAGAGGAAGCCAAGCAGTTCGGCATTCCTGCTGCGGCGATGCAGAGCACACCGCCCGTGGTCAACACAGCGCAGGAAGCCATTGGGATTCGCAAGCTGCTTCAGAGTCCTGATCGCTCAGCCAGCATCCAAAGAATTCTCTTTGTCACCAGTGCATTTCATATGCGCAGAGCCCAACGCTTGTTCGAACGCCAGGGGGTGAAGGTGATTCCATTCCCGGTGGATTTCCAGGCCCGTGGCCACTGGGCAGGGCCGATTTGGCGCGATCCCACCCAGTGGCTTCCGACCGCTGCGGCTCTTGATGGCAGCTCACGGGCCTTGCGTGAGTTGCTTGGCAGACTGGCTTATCGGGCCTGGTAGCTCTTCGTTTCCGGGATGGGTTTTCCTTTTACAGCAGTCAGGCTTGTTCGGGAGGTATTGGTTAAGTGAATTACATGTAGCCTGACTTTGTAATTCACTGGTTGGGTCTTGAGAAGCGCGATCACCTCGCGTGGCCAAACCGTTATCCCAGTTGCGATTCGTGAGCGCTTTGATCTGGGTCCATCTCAACGCTTGGAGTGGTTGGTTGAAGAGGACGGTTCGATTCGAGTGGTGCCTGTGGTGGCATCTCCCGTGCAGACCTTTCGCGGACAGGGTCGTGCAGGTGGCTCTACAGCGAGGCTCCTGGCAGATCGGGAGCTCGATCGAAACGCTGAAGGGTGATGCCAGCTTTTTGCCTCGATACCTCAGCAATCATTACCTTGCGAGATGACGAGCCAGGCGCAGAGCGCGTCGCCACGTTGTTGGAAGGACCTGATCTCTGTCTCGCCTGTTTCATCACGCTCATGGAGGTGCTCTACCGGGTTTGGAAAGACGAAGGAGAGAGGAGTGGGCGTCTTGCTTATGAACAGTTGCAATCTTTGCAAATCCAATGGGTTGACCAGACAGAACCCTTGTTACATGAGGCCTCTCGAATCAAGGCGTCGCATCCACTTTCCGTTGCTGATGCCTGGATCGCTGCCACGGCGATCCTCAGTCGGGCAACGCTGCTGCATAAGGTCCCAGGATTTGAGGCCATGACTGAGCTGGATCAGGATTGGTTGGCTTGAAGACCATTGATGGCAAGAGCAGATCTTCGAGGGCTGCTCTGAGGGGGAGAGCGATTTCAGTTGATCGAACCAGCAGTTTTCAGCAGCGGTCGTAATAGCGCTTGCCATCCTCCCGTTTCTGGCGGTGTCGCCCTGCTTCTCTGCGGGAGTACTCGCTTGCTGTGGGTTTGGTCACGATCGGATCCTCATGCGCCACTTGTTGCCATAGCTTCCAGGGCGCCCAGCGCACCGTGTGATTCACGCGGTTGTGCTTAATCAAATGGCACCAGTGCAAGCATCCGCACTTGGGGCAATACAACTCTTCTAGCCACTCATTCTCAGCACCAGAACTGGATAGGCGTTGATGATCAGCTGGGCGCGTTTGGCTGAGATACCTCGCTGATGGAGTTGTTACGGCTGCAGTAGGTGCAGGTAGTGCTTTCTGCCGTTACCTTCGATGTGCTGCTCTGGGTGGGCTGGGCAAAACAGTTGCCGCTTCTTGGCGCGGCGATTGCGCTTGGGCGAGTTCGAAACCTTGAAGGCGGCTGGCTTCCGGGTAAGAAGAACCATCAGAGACTGCCTTTCCCCTCAACCGTATGCCGGCGAGGTGGCCTTTGTCTGTTGCCTATGCATGAACTGCATTGTTGGGATCAAAGCTGATTGGATGGATTGATCCGCTGGGATGAATCTGCAAAAAACCACAAAAAAACCGGGTGTGAACCCGGAACTTTGTTTAAAAAATAAGTGCCGAACAATTCAGGCGGAACCAACACCGGTGTAAGACCCGTAGAAGAACAATCCGACAACAAAGATTGCAGCCATCCCTCCTGCAGTCGCGATCAGCCATAGAGGCAATGTGCCTTCTGTCCAGCGAGAGCGCCAAGCAACTGCTGGGCGACCATCGGGTAAACGATCGGGAATACGACCGTCGGGAAGACCTGATTTCTTACCACTCATGATTCAGACCTCAGTTGAAGAAGTAGCTGGAGAACAGAATGCCTGTGACGAACACAAACAGAAGACCCAGATAAAGGCTGGTCCGGTTGAGTTCAACCGGCAAGGTATTGGGATTTTTGTTGCGCTCCATGGTGTCTCAGAACTGGTGGGAAATCAGCGGCGAATGAATTGCATGGCGGCCAAAGCGCCAATAAAGAACACCGCGGGTACTCCCAGGGTGTGAAGGGCAAGCCAGCGAACCGTAAAGATCGGATAAACGCGGGGTTTTGAGGAGGTGGGTGTCTGCGTCATGGAAAATCCTTATTTCAGGCGTAAGTCAAGATCCGACTTGCCTTCGAAGCGCTGACCAACCACAGGAGCTTTGCTCTCACTGGCTTGGTAATACGAGTCAGGGCGTGGGGTTCCGAAAGCGTCGTAGGCCAGGCCTGTAGACACAAACAGGAATCCAGCAAGGAAGATGGAAGGCAACGTGATTGCGTGGATCACCCAATAGCGAATACTGGTAATGATCTCGAAAAACGGACGTTCCCCGGTTGAGCCGGCGGCCATGACTTCGGGTGTAACAGCTCAGTGATCTTAAGGGCAGGGGTCCGGCGACTGCGCCGGCTCCTGCCAGTTGGTTACAGAGCGTTGTTCGCCAAGCGGCCCCAGTCGCTCTCAGCTCGACGCTGACCAGCGCAGCATCAACCCGCGCTCACCTAGCAGAAACGCATGCTTCTGATTGCCTGTGTCGTCGAAAGCAAAGCGATTGAAGTTGGTTGGTGCTTGCACGCTCTCAGGGTCGCGCTCCCAGCTGTTGCCCTCATCTCGGCTGACCAACAGGGTGCCGTTACCACCGCTGGCCCAAATCGCTCCGTCATCAGACCAGGCCATGTCCATGTAGCCATAGCCGTTGGTGATGGGGATGATCGGCTTGCTCCAGTTCTCTTTGTCGGCTGCATCCTCGTTGAAGCGGATCTGTGCCCCACGAGCCACCATCCACAGCCGGCCGTCGGGCTGGTATCCAATGCTCTGCAGCCTTTGGCTGCTGACCCGCTGATGGACTTGCCAGACCGTCTGGCCTGGATCCCAGGTGGCGTAGAAGTTGCCCAAGCTGCTGACGCTGACGTAGGCGCCATCAGGACTCCGCCGCAGATCGCGAATGGAACCTGCGGCATCACTCACCTCAGCGTCCCAGCTGCCACCGCCGTCGCTGGTTCGGTACACAGCTCCCACATTGGTGGCTAGTTCCGCACTGTTTGGCCCAATGGCAGTGATCAGATAAGGCTCGCCTGGAAGCTTGGTATCCAAGAACAAGCGCGTCCAGTTCTGCCCACCATCGGTGGTGTGCATCAGCAGTCCAGGTTGACCTGCAATCCAGCCGTCATCACCTTCGAAAGCGATGCTGATCAGGCGGAAGTTTTCTTCTTCTGGCAGATCCAGGCTGCGTTCATTCCAGCTGGCGCCACCGTCATTCGTTTCAAGAATTAGGCGGTTGCTGCCCACCAAATAGCCATGGTCGGCGCTGGTAAAGGCAACATCCAGCGGATTGGCCTGGGTGTTGAGATCGATCACCTGCCAGGGGCTTGCTGTTGCAGTGGGAACCTTGGTGGTGACGCAACCGCCGAGACCGAAGCCGATGCAGACCACGAGTGCCAACTTGGCCAGGGATTTGATCAGGGAATTCATGCCGGATTGAGAACGAAGGCAGGCTTGGAGCAATGCGGGTGATCTAGCGCAGTGAATACAACGAGAGGAAGAAGGCAAATCCAAGAGCCAAGCTGCCGAAGATCAGCACATTCTTCTGTCCTGGGGTCAAACGATTGACGCCCAGGCCGAAATCGAGATTCTCTTCGAACCCACTGGCCTTGGAGCGAGGTCCAATGTCGCGGAAGGCGCCAACTCTGCTGCGGCAGACCGGGCAGCGGAACGCCAAAGCATCCAGCTGCTGAAAAGCAGTGCCCGATTCGATGCGCAGTTTTTTGACGCCTTCTTCAGGGTCGTAGACGAATCCGCAGCTACGGCATTCGAAACGGTGCGTGAGTGGATCACTTGGTTGTTCCGCCAGAGTCTTTTCTGGGGCGCGCACCTTTGTATCTGTTGAAGTCTCGACTGAAGGATCAGCTTCAGAGACTTGCTCCACCTCGTTGTCAGCAATTTCGGAAGCAGCAATTTTGGAACCAGAAATTGTCTGATTCGCAGGGTCCTGCGGTGCTTGTGGTTCGTCGCTCACCGCTGATTGACCCAAGGGGGATACCACTCTATCGACGCCAGCTGGCCAAACGTCAGCTAAAGGCTGCAAATGCCAGACTGCATGTCATTCCGATCAGCCCAGATGTTTGTCCTTCCGGGGTACGACGCTTTCCTCGGCTTCCTGCTGATTGCAGCGGCTGTGCCTGTGTTGGCCCTGGTGACGAACAAGCTTGTGTCTCCCCGGAGTCAGGTTGGCGAGCGTGAACTCACCTATGAGTCGGGCATGGAGCCAATTGGCGGAGCCTGGATCCAGTTCAACATCCGCTACTACATGTTTGCGTTGGTCTTCGTGATCTTCGATGTGGAAACGGTTTTCCTCTATCCATGGGCCGTGGCATTCCACCGGCTAGGTATTTTGGCTTTCATAGAAGCCTTGGTGTTCATTGCCATCCTTGTGGTGGCTTTGGCCTATGCCTGGCGCAAGGGCGCCCTGGAGTGGAGCTGATCCCATGACCTCATCCATTGAACGTGCTGCAACAACAGGAGAACCCCCCTCGATTCAGGCGGTCCGCGATCTGAGGGAATCCAGCTGCGGACCTGTGGCTGGCGCTGCGGATGGTGTGCCGACCGTCACTCAGGACCTCAGCGAAAACATCATTCTCACGAGCTTGGATGATCTGCACAACTGGGCACGACTGAGCAGTCTTTGGCCACTTCTCTATGGAACGGCTTGCTGCTTCATTGAATTCGCTGCCTTGCTGGGCTCACGTTTTGATTTCGATCGTTTCGGTCTTGTGCCGCGCAGTTCACCGCGTCAGGCCGATCTCTTGCTCGTCGCTGGCACGGTCACGATGAAGATGGCGCCAGCGCTGGTGCGTCTCTATGAGCAGATGCCTGAGCCCAAATATGTGATCGCCATGGGTGCCTGCACCATCACCGGTGGCATGTTCAGCTCAGACTCCACGACCGCCGTTCGCGGAGTGGACAAGCTGATTCCCGTTGACCTCTACTTGCCCGGCTGTCCCCCCAGGCCTGAAGCGATCTTCGATGCGGTGATCAAGCTGCGTAAGAAAGTGGCCAACGAATCCGTGGCAGATCGTCGTCTGCTAATTCAGACCCATCGCTACTGCACGGTGGAGCATGCGATGACTCCTGTTGAGCCGATCGTCACCGGTGCTTACTTGCGTGCTGAAACTCAGGTTGCTGCACTCAAACCTGGCGCAGGATTGCCGATGCCTGCTTTGGAGACAGCTGAACCCGTCAAGATCCCTGAGGAGTCATGAGCGCAACCCCTGAGAAGGAAACCAAGGCAGATGTTCCAGTTGCGACGGGACCGGATCCAGGGCCTGTCAGTCAATGGTTGAGTGAGCAAGGTTTTGATCACGCTGTGCTGGATCCTGACCATGTCGGGGTCGAGCAGATCGGTGTGGAGGCGTTGTTTCTCCCTGTGATCGCAGCAGCTCTCAAAAGCCACGGTTTTGATCATTTGCAATGCCAAGGCGGCTACGACGAAGGGCCTGGCCAGCAATTGGTCAGCTTCTATCACTTCATCGCACTGGCAGAAGTTGCTGATGGTCTGGTGGATCAGCTACGCGAAGTACGTTTAAAGGTGTTTCTATCCAGGGAGGGAGAGCCCTCTATTCCCAGTCTCTACGGACTATTCCGAGGTGCCGACTGGCAGGAACGCGAGACTTTCGACATGTTCGGTATCAATTTTGAAGGCCATCCCCATCCCAAGCGGTTACTGATGCCTGAGGATTGGACCGGTTGGCCACTGCGCAAGGACTACGTGCAGCCTGATTTTTATGAGATGCAGGACGCTTATTAAGTCGGACTGTTTCAACTCATAGCAGACGTTCTTTCTGCTTTGTACCTTCTGTAAAAGCGCATCACTCCCAGGGCCAAGCTGCGGGGGTCATGACGCAGGGTTGCTGTAGGCCGGCTGCCCTGCAGTGTTGCTTCCATCACGTCGTATCCCTCGGCTTCCAGTTCGCGGCGGTTGCAGGTCACCGGCTCAGCGCCGCGTGAGCGGTAATGCTTGATCAGCGGCGATTGCCGAATGGGCTCTTGAGCGAGCACAGCATCAAACAGTCGATGGCTGATGCCGAGTGAGGCCAATTGCGCTTCGATCGCTCTCAAATGTCCGCTCACATCCAGACCATCGGTTTCTCCGGGCTGCGTCATCAGATTGCAGATGTAAAGCCTGGGTGCGCGGCTGCGTTGGATGGCGCTCACCAGTTCAGGGACCAGCAGATTGGGCAGCAGTGAGGTGTAAAGGCTGCCTGGGCCCAGCAAAATCAGATCGGCTTGTGCAATGGCTTCAAGAGCCCTCGGGAGTGCTGGCGGACGTTCAGGCAAGCAGCCCAGACGAACGATGGGGCTCGGTGCCTTGCCGATCGCCGATTCGCCTTCTATGCGGCGACCGTCTTCTAGTTCCGCCCAAAGCCGCACATCCACATTCGTGGCGGGCACCACCTGGCCCTGCACCGCCAGCACGCGGCTTGAGGCGGTGATCGCGGTTTCCAGGCTGCCGGTGATGGCCGTGAGTGCCGACAGGAACAGATTGCCGAAGCTATGACCTTCAAGACCGCCTCCGGCGGAGAACCGGTACTGGAACAGACGGGTCAGCAGCGGTTCTTCGGTGGATAACGCGGCCAGACAGTTGCGGATGTCGCCAGGTGGCTGCACGCCCAGCTCTCGTCGCAGCACGCCGCTGCTGCCACCATCGTCAGCCACGGTGACGATGGCCGTGATGTGGCTGCTGTAGCGCTTGAGGCCACTCAGCAGCGTGGAAAGCCCGGTGCCGCCGCCGATGGCGACGATGTTTGGACCACGGTTGAGGCGGCTTTTGGCGCGCAGCGCATCCACCAGCACGGTGTCTTTTTCTGGAGCCAGGGCCTGCTGGATGGAGCCGAAGCTGCGGCTCTGCCCCCAGAGCAGCAGGCCGACTCCCACGAGCAGCACCAATGGTCCGGTAATGCCCCTTGGCATCACTCTTGTGATCCAGCTCAGGGATTCCTGGATGGCCCAGAGCATCCAGTAGATCGGCTGTAAGTCGGCCCAGACGGCAGCACCGAGCAGGGCCAACATCAGGCCAATCCCTGAGGTGAGTAGCCAGCGCTTCACGACCAGACCTGGTTGGAGCCAACGCACGGCTCGGCGGGAGCGCAGCATCAGATCGCGCTGCCGTTCGGCCTGCATGGCCCGGATGCGTTGACGGCGTCCGCGATGGCTGGGGCTGGTCAAGTGCAATCCGGGGCCAGGGTCGTCGCTTCCCTCGCGATAAGTGAACTGTACGGAAGTTGTTCCTGATGGCCATCCCTAATAGTGCAAACAGGGCAAGATGGGTCTGTAACGCGCAATCGCTCCGTGCAGACCAGGCTGGATTCAACATCTCCAGCAACCCAGACCCCAGTGGTGGAGATGCGTGGTCTCACGATGCAGTGGGGATCCAAGCCTGTTCTTGACGATGTGTCGCTCTCCATGCAGCCAGGAGAACGTATTGCTGTGGTGGGGCCTTCAGGAGCTGGCAAATCCACGGTGCTGCGATTGTTGGCTGGATTGCAGGTCCCTACAGCTGGTGAACTGCGCCTGTTTGGTGAATTGCAGGAGTACTTGCGCCTGGATCAGCGACGGCCGCCGGATGTGCGTCTGGTGTTTCAAAACCCTGCATTGCTGGCTTCGCTCACGGTTGAAGAAAACGTCGGCTTTCTATTGATGCGTCTTGGGCGCATGACAGCTCCCCAAATTCGTGAGCGCGTGCAGCAGTGTCTTGAGGCTGTTGGACTGAATGATGTGGCTGATCAATATCCGGGTCAGCTCAGTGGCGGCATGCAGAAACGAGTGAGCTTTGCCAGGGCTCTGATTGATGATCCCGATCGCGAAGAGGGCGCGATGCCTCTGCTGCTGTATGACGAGCCGACGGCAGGGCTTGATCCTGTGGCCTCAACCCGCATTGAGGATCTGATCGTGAAGACCACCACCGTGGCCCGCGGCTGCTCGGTTGTGGTGAGTCATGTGCACAGCACCATCGAGCGTTCAGCCGAACGGATTGTGATGCTCTATGGCGGCCGTTTCCAGTGGGACGGCTCGGTCGATGAGTATCGCTCCACCGATAACCCCTATGTCGTTCAGTTCAGGACGGGTAACCTGCGCGGACCGATGCAGCCCTCCGATCAATGAGCCATGCGCCGTAGTGTCCGTGAAGCCCTTGTGGGGTTTTCGATCGTTGGAGCGATTGCAGGATTTGCTGGCACCATGCTGTGGCTGAGAGGTGTGCGTCTGGGGTCGGAGACCTGGACTGTGACTGCAGACTTCGCCAATGCCGGAGGACTGGCGGCCCGTTCCCCCGTGACCTTCCGGGGAATCATGGTGGGCACGGTCCGATCCGTTGATGTCACTCCGATGTCGGTGAAAGCAACGCTTGAGATCAATGCCGATGACCTGAAGTTGCCTTTGCCCGTCAAGGCAACGGTCTCCTCGGCATCACTATTGGGGGGCGATTCACAGGTTGAACTGGTCACAACCGGTGCGCCGCTCCCGAAGAACGCGCCAATGCCGAAATCTGGCGGTTGTCGTAACAGCGGAATCCTTTGCAACGGTGCAACCGTCCCTGGCGAGTCAGCGGCGAGTCTTTCCACCGTGACTGCCTCCCTGGAGCAGCTGCTCAATCAGGCTGAGAAGTCGAATCTGATCCCCCAGCTGGTGGAGTCCACCAAGCAGTTCGGGATCACCAGTCAGGACGCTTCCAAGTTTTTGAATACGGCTGATGTGGC
Above is a window of Synechococcus sp. BIOS-U3-1 DNA encoding:
- a CDS encoding ABC transporter ATP-binding protein: MQWGSKPVLDDVSLSMQPGERIAVVGPSGAGKSTVLRLLAGLQVPTAGELRLFGELQEYLRLDQRRPPDVRLVFQNPALLASLTVEENVGFLLMRLGRMTAPQIRERVQQCLEAVGLNDVADQYPGQLSGGMQKRVSFARALIDDPDREEGAMPLLLYDEPTAGLDPVASTRIEDLIVKTTTVARGCSVVVSHVHSTIERSAERIVMLYGGRFQWDGSVDEYRSTDNPYVVQFRTGNLRGPMQPSDQ
- a CDS encoding NAD-dependent epimerase; this encodes MTLPVLVTGAAGFIGAALSLRLLERGEKVVGVDNLNSYYDPQLKRARLARIEEVAPPDAWRFEQLALEDGEALMPLFASEQPRVVVNLAAQAGVRYSLENPAAYIQSNLVGFGQILEGCRHHGVENLVYASSSSVYGGNRNLPFHERQPVNHPVSLYAASKKANELMAHTYSHLYGLPATGLRFFTVYGPWGRPDMAPMLFAKAILAGDPIKVFNHGKMQRDFTYIDDIVEGVLRCCDKPATANPDFDPLQPDPASAAAPHRLFNIGNSQPTELLRFIEVMEQALGKEAIKDFQPMQPGDVVATAADTQALEEWVSFRPSTPIEEGVDRFARWYREFYDV
- a CDS encoding YdcF family protein, with the protein product MAIWLSKILPFALLPIGLSLILLFVGLIGRWRWPVITAVVLLWLFSLGLVSQILWRLLEAPWQRQSAAKAENADAIVVLSGGRHPAPGAAKVSEWHDPDRFLAGLDLYRKGKAPRLLFTGGASPFSPGQPLEGERYSEEAKQFGIPAAAMQSTPPVVNTAQEAIGIRKLLQSPDRSASIQRILFVTSAFHMRRAQRLFERQGVKVIPFPVDFQARGHWAGPIWRDPTQWLPTAAALDGSSRALRELLGRLAYRAW
- a CDS encoding nucleotide sugar dehydrogenase is translated as MPVASIRSICCIGAGYVGGPTMAVIADRCPDVQVTVVDINQTRIDAWNNSDLSRLPVYEPGLDAVVRRARGRNLHFSTAVEEAIAAADMVFISVNTPTKTKGLGAGQASDLRWVEACARQVTKSATGHTIVVEKSTLPVRTAEAVKAILASAEQSSDGSQVTFAVLSNPEFLAEGTAIQDLESPDRVLIGGEDPDAIDSLVSVYSHWVPQERILRTNLWSSELSKLTANAFLAQRISSINSVAALCEATGADVREVARAIGSDSRIGAKFLQAGPGFGGSCFQKDILNLVYLCRHFGLPDVANYWESVVQLNSWQQHRIARTVVQKLFGTVTGKHVAILGFAFKADTNDTREAPAIRIAKDLLEEGAQLAIHDPKVDSEQIARDLQLPASTEPDVESGLTRAALSGEGTWWPSDDIASAIKGADAVIILTEWNQYRELNWAVLAPLMRQPAWVFDARSVVTPSEIQAAGLNLWRVGEGQP
- a CDS encoding photosystem II reaction center protein L, whose product is MERNKNPNTLPVELNRTSLYLGLLFVFVTGILFSSYFFN
- a CDS encoding NAD(P)H-quinone oxidoreductase subunit 3, with product MFVLPGYDAFLGFLLIAAAVPVLALVTNKLVSPRSQVGERELTYESGMEPIGGAWIQFNIRYYMFALVFVIFDVETVFLYPWAVAFHRLGILAFIEALVFIAILVVALAYAWRKGALEWS
- a CDS encoding gluconeogenesis factor YvcK family protein: MQAERQRDLMLRSRRAVRWLQPGLVVKRWLLTSGIGLMLALLGAAVWADLQPIYWMLWAIQESLSWITRVMPRGITGPLVLLVGVGLLLWGQSRSFGSIQQALAPEKDTVLVDALRAKSRLNRGPNIVAIGGGTGLSTLLSGLKRYSSHITAIVTVADDGGSSGVLRRELGVQPPGDIRNCLAALSTEEPLLTRLFQYRFSAGGGLEGHSFGNLFLSALTAITGSLETAITASSRVLAVQGQVVPATNVDVRLWAELEDGRRIEGESAIGKAPSPIVRLGCLPERPPALPRALEAIAQADLILLGPGSLYTSLLPNLLVPELVSAIQRSRAPRLYICNLMTQPGETDGLDVSGHLRAIEAQLASLGISHRLFDAVLAQEPIRQSPLIKHYRSRGAEPVTCNRRELEAEGYDVMEATLQGSRPTATLRHDPRSLALGVMRFYRRYKAERTSAMS
- a CDS encoding AbrB/MazE/SpoVT family DNA-binding domain-containing protein is translated as MRSAITSRGQTVIPVAIRERFDLGPSQRLEWLVEEDGSIRVVPVVASPVQTFRGQGRAGGSTARLLADRELDRNAEG
- a CDS encoding PIN domain-containing protein; the encoded protein is MPAFCLDTSAIITLRDDEPGAERVATLLEGPDLCLACFITLMEVLYRVWKDEGERSGRLAYEQLQSLQIQWVDQTEPLLHEASRIKASHPLSVADAWIAATAILSRATLLHKVPGFEAMTELDQDWLA
- the nuoB gene encoding NADH-quinone oxidoreductase subunit NuoB; its protein translation is MTSSIERAATTGEPPSIQAVRDLRESSCGPVAGAADGVPTVTQDLSENIILTSLDDLHNWARLSSLWPLLYGTACCFIEFAALLGSRFDFDRFGLVPRSSPRQADLLLVAGTVTMKMAPALVRLYEQMPEPKYVIAMGACTITGGMFSSDSTTAVRGVDKLIPVDLYLPGCPPRPEAIFDAVIKLRKKVANESVADRRLLIQTHRYCTVEHAMTPVEPIVTGAYLRAETQVAALKPGAGLPMPALETAEPVKIPEES
- a CDS encoding photosynthesis system II assembly factor Ycf48, which translates into the protein MNSLIKSLAKLALVVCIGFGLGGCVTTKVPTATASPWQVIDLNTQANPLDVAFTSADHGYLVGSNRLILETNDGGASWNERSLDLPEEENFRLISIAFEGDDGWIAGQPGLLMHTTDGGQNWTRLFLDTKLPGEPYLITAIGPNSAELATNVGAVYRTSDGGGSWDAEVSDAAGSIRDLRRSPDGAYVSVSSLGNFYATWDPGQTVWQVHQRVSSQRLQSIGYQPDGRLWMVARGAQIRFNEDAADKENWSKPIIPITNGYGYMDMAWSDDGAIWASGGNGTLLVSRDEGNSWERDPESVQAPTNFNRFAFDDTGNQKHAFLLGERGLMLRWSASS
- a CDS encoding NAD(P)H-quinone oxidoreductase subunit J: MSATPEKETKADVPVATGPDPGPVSQWLSEQGFDHAVLDPDHVGVEQIGVEALFLPVIAAALKSHGFDHLQCQGGYDEGPGQQLVSFYHFIALAEVADGLVDQLREVRLKVFLSREGEPSIPSLYGLFRGADWQERETFDMFGINFEGHPHPKRLLMPEDWTGWPLRKDYVQPDFYEMQDAY
- the psbE gene encoding cytochrome b559 subunit alpha, with the translated sequence MAAGSTGERPFFEIITSIRYWVIHAITLPSIFLAGFLFVSTGLAYDAFGTPRPDSYYQASESKAPVVGQRFEGKSDLDLRLK
- the psbF gene encoding cytochrome b559 subunit beta, which codes for MTQTPTSSKPRVYPIFTVRWLALHTLGVPAVFFIGALAAMQFIRR
- a CDS encoding rubredoxin, with translation MSDEPQAPQDPANQTISGSKIAASEIADNEVEQVSEADPSVETSTDTKVRAPEKTLAEQPSDPLTHRFECRSCGFVYDPEEGVKKLRIESGTAFQQLDALAFRCPVCRSRVGAFRDIGPRSKASGFEENLDFGLGVNRLTPGQKNVLIFGSLALGFAFFLSLYSLR
- a CDS encoding photosystem II reaction center protein J, which encodes MSGKKSGLPDGRIPDRLPDGRPAVAWRSRWTEGTLPLWLIATAGGMAAIFVVGLFFYGSYTGVGSA